The following proteins are encoded in a genomic region of Nitratireductor sp. GISD-1A_MAKvit:
- a CDS encoding metal ABC transporter permease gives MSAYLLEPFSYGYMVNAMWVSALVGGVCAFLSAYLMLKGWSLIGDALSHSIVPGVAGAYMLGLPFSIGAFFAGGLAAGAMFFLNQRTKLREDAIIGLIFTSFFGLGLFMVSLSPASVNIQTIVLGNVLAITPSDTLQLVIISGVTLVVLAFKWKDLMVAFFDENHARSIGLNPGFLRMIFFTLLSACTVAAMQTVGAFLVIAMVVTPGATAYLLTDRFPRLVAIAVAIGALSSFIGAYASYFLDGATGGIIVVLQTLTFLTAFVFAPKHGLLAARRRAREALEGDMQEMGA, from the coding sequence ATGAGCGCCTATCTGCTCGAGCCTTTCTCCTATGGCTACATGGTCAATGCCATGTGGGTGAGTGCGCTGGTGGGCGGCGTCTGTGCCTTCCTCTCTGCCTATCTGATGCTCAAGGGCTGGTCTTTGATAGGTGACGCGCTCTCGCACTCCATCGTGCCGGGTGTTGCAGGCGCCTATATGCTGGGCCTGCCGTTTTCCATTGGCGCGTTCTTCGCCGGCGGGCTTGCGGCCGGTGCGATGTTCTTTCTCAATCAGCGCACCAAGCTGCGCGAGGATGCGATCATCGGCCTGATCTTCACCTCGTTCTTCGGGCTTGGCCTTTTCATGGTCTCGCTGTCGCCCGCGTCGGTGAACATCCAGACCATCGTTCTGGGCAATGTGCTGGCGATCACACCCTCGGATACGCTGCAGCTCGTCATCATTTCTGGCGTCACGCTGGTTGTTCTCGCTTTCAAGTGGAAGGACCTGATGGTGGCGTTTTTCGACGAGAACCATGCGCGCTCCATCGGCCTAAATCCGGGTTTTCTGCGGATGATCTTCTTCACGCTTCTGAGTGCCTGCACGGTGGCCGCCATGCAGACCGTGGGCGCCTTTCTCGTTATCGCCATGGTGGTGACACCGGGGGCAACGGCATACCTTCTGACCGACCGGTTTCCGCGGCTTGTGGCCATTGCGGTGGCGATTGGCGCGCTCTCAAGCTTTATCGGCGCCTATGCGAGCTATTTCCTCGATGGGGCTACGGGCGGAATCATTGTCGTGCTTCAGACACTGACGTTTCTGACAGCTTTCGTGTTTGCCCCGAAGCACGGGCTTCTGGCGGCCCGCCGGCGGGCGCGTGAAGCGCTGGAAGGCGATATGCAGGAGATGGGCGCATGA
- a CDS encoding metal ABC transporter permease, whose amino-acid sequence MSSFFDTLMLPFAFPFMQQAFIISVLIAAPMALLSCFLVLKGWSLMGDAVSHAVLPGVVIAYIIGIPFAIGAFVAGMTCVVGIGYLKENSRVKEDTIMGVVFSGMFGLGLLLYTKIQTEVHLDHILFGDMLGVTWGDIAQTGIIALFVCVAIVLFRRDLLLNAFDAQHAKAIGLPVRVLHYGLLSILSLTIVAALTAVGIILAIALLIGPGAVAFLLVRRFDRMLMVSLAVALFSSFFGVYLSFFLDSAPAPTIVLLMTGLFVAAFVYTLRRNAREDAAREVDGGALGVGR is encoded by the coding sequence ATGAGCAGCTTTTTCGACACGCTGATGCTGCCTTTCGCGTTTCCGTTCATGCAGCAGGCCTTCATCATCTCGGTGCTGATCGCCGCGCCCATGGCGCTGCTTTCCTGCTTTCTCGTGCTCAAGGGCTGGTCGCTGATGGGTGACGCCGTGAGCCATGCGGTGCTGCCCGGCGTGGTGATCGCCTATATTATCGGCATACCCTTTGCCATCGGCGCGTTTGTCGCCGGCATGACCTGTGTCGTGGGCATCGGCTATCTGAAGGAAAACAGCCGGGTGAAGGAAGACACGATCATGGGCGTGGTCTTTTCCGGCATGTTCGGGCTCGGGCTGCTGCTCTACACCAAGATCCAGACCGAGGTGCATCTCGACCACATCCTGTTCGGCGACATGCTGGGCGTGACGTGGGGAGACATCGCGCAAACGGGCATCATCGCGCTCTTCGTTTGTGTGGCGATCGTGCTCTTTCGCCGGGATCTACTGCTGAACGCATTCGACGCGCAGCACGCAAAGGCCATTGGCCTGCCGGTGCGGGTGCTGCATTACGGACTTTTGTCGATCCTTTCGCTTACCATCGTGGCGGCGCTCACGGCGGTCGGCATCATCCTTGCGATCGCGCTTCTGATCGGGCCGGGGGCGGTGGCGTTTCTGCTGGTCAGGCGGTTCGACAGAATGCTGATGGTGAGCCTGGCAGTTGCACTGTTCTCGTCGTTCTTCGGCGTTTACCTGAGCTTCTTCCTCGACAGTGCGCCGGCGCCGACGATCGTGCTTCTGATGACCGGCCTGTTCGTGGCAGCATTCGTCTACACGCTCCGCCGCAATGCGCGGGAGGATGCGGCACGGGAGGTGGACGGCGGCGCACTGGGGGTGGGGAGATAA
- a CDS encoding RidA family protein, producing the protein MTVPLHQILQPADWVPARGYSNGVVARGRTVFLGGQIGWNSSQIFETDDFIGQVRQALENIVTLLKEAGAGPEHVVRLTWFITDKQAYATRLRELGEAYRSVMGRNFPPMSVVQVTALIEDEAKVEIEATAVLPD; encoded by the coding sequence ATGACTGTCCCGCTTCACCAGATTCTCCAGCCAGCCGACTGGGTCCCCGCCAGGGGGTATTCCAATGGTGTTGTAGCACGGGGGCGCACCGTCTTCCTTGGCGGTCAGATCGGCTGGAACAGCAGCCAGATATTCGAGACCGACGATTTCATCGGTCAGGTGCGGCAGGCGCTGGAAAACATCGTCACGCTGCTGAAGGAAGCCGGTGCCGGCCCGGAGCATGTGGTGCGCCTCACCTGGTTCATCACCGACAAACAGGCCTACGCCACCCGGTTGCGCGAGCTGGGCGAAGCCTACCGCTCCGTCATGGGCCGCAACTTCCCGCCCATGAGCGTCGTGCAGGTCACCGCGCTCATCGAGGATGAAGCGAAGGTGGAGATCGAGGCCACTGCGGTCCTCCCAGACTAG
- a CDS encoding ABC transporter ATP-binding protein gives MKLLDVRDLKTFYGKSQALFGVELSVEEGEAVALMGRNGMGKTTTIRSVCHLTPAQSGSINFAGKDIMRMKPHRIARLGVGLVPEGRRCFPNLTVEENIIAAARPGRWTLDAVNVLFPRLAERRDQYASTLSGGEQQMLAIGRALATNPRLLILDEATEGLAPVIRQDIWRAIRTIRAEGQSILIVDKTLSELLPVADRCVILEKGRTAWTGAPSALSDEVQERFLGV, from the coding sequence ATGAAGCTCCTCGATGTCCGGGATCTGAAAACCTTCTACGGCAAATCGCAGGCGCTCTTCGGCGTCGAGCTGTCGGTCGAGGAAGGCGAGGCCGTGGCGCTGATGGGCCGCAACGGCATGGGCAAGACGACGACGATCCGCTCCGTCTGCCACCTCACGCCCGCGCAGTCAGGCAGCATAAACTTCGCCGGCAAAGATATAATGCGCATGAAGCCGCATCGCATCGCTCGGCTGGGTGTCGGGCTGGTGCCGGAGGGCCGCCGCTGCTTTCCCAATCTGACGGTAGAGGAAAACATCATTGCCGCCGCTCGCCCCGGCAGATGGACGCTCGATGCCGTGAACGTGCTGTTCCCGCGCCTTGCCGAGCGGCGCGACCAGTATGCGAGCACACTTTCGGGCGGAGAACAGCAGATGCTCGCCATTGGCCGTGCGCTTGCCACCAATCCGCGCCTGCTCATTCTCGACGAAGCAACCGAAGGCCTCGCACCGGTGATCCGGCAGGACATCTGGCGCGCGATCCGCACCATCAGGGCGGAGGGTCAGTCGATCCTCATTGTCGACAAGACACTCAGCGAGCTTCTGCCCGTGGCGGATCGCTGCGTCATTCTCGAAAAAGGCCGCACCGCATGGACCGGCGCGCCCTCAGCTCTCTCGGACGAGGTCCAGGAGCGCTTTCTCGGCGTGTGA
- a CDS encoding metal ABC transporter substrate-binding protein: MRLAKGLATFIVAALAASSAFAQDERFKAVTTFTVIADMARNVAGDAAVVESITKPNAEIHNYQPTPGDILRAQDADLILWNGLNLELWFERFFRNLKDVPSVVVSEGVEPMGIAEGPYTGKPNPHAWMSPSDALTYVDNIRDAFSKHDPENAEVYAKNAEAYKAQIKAVVDPIRERLAAIPEEHRVLVTSEGAFSYLARDFGLQELYIWPINADQQGTPQQVRHVIDRIRETGAPAVFSESTVSPDPAQQVARETGTKYGGVLYVDSLSDESGEVPTYLDLLRVTSETIAEGLTGQ, from the coding sequence ATGCGTTTAGCCAAGGGATTGGCCACTTTCATCGTCGCAGCACTCGCCGCGTCCTCCGCTTTCGCTCAGGACGAGCGCTTCAAGGCGGTTACCACATTCACCGTTATCGCCGACATGGCGCGCAATGTTGCGGGCGATGCAGCGGTGGTCGAATCGATCACCAAGCCGAATGCGGAGATTCACAATTATCAACCGACGCCGGGCGACATTCTGCGCGCCCAGGACGCCGACCTGATCCTGTGGAACGGGCTCAATCTCGAACTCTGGTTCGAGCGCTTCTTTCGCAATCTGAAGGACGTGCCGAGCGTGGTGGTTTCAGAGGGTGTGGAGCCGATGGGTATTGCGGAGGGTCCCTACACGGGCAAGCCCAATCCGCATGCCTGGATGTCGCCAAGCGATGCGCTGACCTATGTCGACAACATACGCGATGCGTTTTCGAAGCATGATCCGGAGAATGCCGAGGTCTATGCGAAGAATGCCGAGGCCTACAAGGCGCAGATCAAGGCCGTTGTGGACCCGATCCGCGAAAGGCTTGCAGCCATTCCCGAGGAGCACCGGGTTCTGGTTACCAGTGAGGGCGCGTTCAGCTATCTTGCACGCGACTTCGGCCTGCAGGAGCTCTACATCTGGCCGATCAACGCCGACCAGCAGGGCACGCCACAGCAGGTGCGCCATGTGATTGATCGGATTCGGGAAACCGGGGCGCCGGCCGTCTTTAGCGAAAGCACGGTATCGCCGGATCCGGCGCAGCAGGTGGCGCGCGAAACCGGGACGAAGTATGGCGGGGTTCTCTATGTGGACTCGCTGAGCGATGAGAGCGGCGAAGTTCCCACCTATCTGGATCTTCTCCGGGTAACGAGCGAGACGATCGCTGAAGGACTGACCGGGCAATGA